One segment of Neobacillus endophyticus DNA contains the following:
- a CDS encoding FUSC family protein: MKLGARILKTGIAIVLSLYLGKLFHSPSPVFAAIAAIFAIQPTIYRSYLTIIEQFQGNIIGALFAVIFVLLIGNHFIVIGLAAIIVIILNLKLKLENTIGLSLVTLISIMETPGGNFIQFAEIRFFTIMLGVFSAFVVNLVFMPPKYENKLYFKIAGTTEEIIRWIRLSIRHDYDHHRLKTDIQTLKENISMMDQFYTLYKEERGYFKRDQLEKSRKLVLYRQMIITTRKALDTLKRLHRFENEVLLLPDHFKQSIQEQLDCLIYHHEQLMLRFIRKVPTPASDSEEIIYLNNKEIFDLFMVHQKEFIDQNNPHLYHTMQIVATIIDYSEQIEHLDTLMTSFHSYHQNEVSIEEEHIL; encoded by the coding sequence ATGAAGTTAGGCGCCCGCATTTTAAAAACGGGAATAGCGATTGTTTTATCGCTTTACTTAGGCAAGCTGTTTCATTCTCCATCACCGGTATTCGCAGCCATTGCTGCTATCTTTGCCATTCAGCCGACGATTTATCGGTCTTATTTGACAATCATTGAACAATTTCAAGGAAACATCATTGGTGCGTTGTTTGCCGTCATTTTTGTCCTTCTGATTGGAAACCATTTTATCGTGATCGGTCTTGCAGCCATCATCGTGATTATTTTGAACCTTAAGCTTAAATTGGAAAATACCATCGGTCTTTCCCTTGTAACCTTAATATCCATTATGGAAACACCTGGAGGTAACTTTATTCAGTTTGCGGAGATTCGCTTCTTCACCATCATGCTGGGGGTATTTTCTGCATTTGTTGTGAATCTTGTATTTATGCCACCAAAATATGAAAATAAGCTTTATTTTAAAATTGCCGGCACTACAGAGGAGATCATCAGGTGGATTCGTTTAAGCATTCGGCATGACTATGACCATCATCGGCTTAAAACTGATATTCAAACACTAAAGGAAAACATTAGTATGATGGATCAATTTTATACCTTGTATAAAGAAGAACGCGGATATTTTAAAAGAGATCAATTGGAAAAATCGCGGAAGCTGGTTCTCTACAGGCAAATGATCATTACTACTCGGAAAGCACTGGATACCCTAAAAAGGCTCCACCGCTTTGAAAATGAGGTCCTGCTGCTGCCCGATCATTTTAAACAGTCGATTCAAGAACAGCTGGATTGCCTTATTTATCATCACGAACAACTCATGCTCCGGTTTATTCGAAAGGTGCCAACTCCAGCTTCTGACAGCGAAGAAATCATTTACTTGAACAATAAGGAAATCTTTGATTTATTTATGGTTCACCAAAAGGAGTTCATCGACCAGAACAATCCGCATCTATATCATACGATGCAGATCGTAGCGACCATTATTGATTATAGTGAACAAATCGAGCATCTTGACACTTTAATGACAAGTTTTCATTCGTATCATCAAAATGAAGTGTCGATTGAAGAGGAACATATATTATAA
- a CDS encoding glutamate synthase-related protein: MTKDWTPSLFRDFHKMEHDACGIVACLEKNKVPTRENIFNCIDALVTMNHRAGFINGEGDGVGIHMDIPRELWKEKLSQKGLDPMLAEKEEFAVGHVFVSRKANWDSTKEKLLEMLEQHSLQVIFETIEVTNSSALGPIAIQENPVFWQFACLSKNTGQELTKTLFEALLDFEVDENVHVASLSQNHVVYKVMGAGDILPRYYHDLASPLAASTITLGHNRYSTNTLSSFFRVQPFSVLGHNGEINTIAKLRDEARMLGVPLVKDGSDSQDLSRAIETFICREGYSLFESMDVLFPPIVNEIKAYPTHLQDMYTYLREAWGHFAQGPAGIISRYGDEAVFSVDALGLRPLWMLETESSYLFSSEPGIISVNEYVNDPKPLAPGEKVGFKWVGDTLAVFEHSQYQSEVYNRFSQRLKLDGARLRLKSPTFAKTVTMNYPDKIQNGQYKAFGWERDHIQLIEQMAEKGVEPIRSLGHDAPLAALNPERVNIADYIKESVAVVTNPAIDRDRETEHFSTRVIIGKRPELFTNEQPNAVIELTTPLLLEGKAGFACSEELGQPTFDQMVQYYQDQKLASFISAVFYKDENLEEALERLAEEAIHAVKAGKTLLVIDDAKAHQEGSYWIDPHLITSAIDQALVKEELRRHCSLLVRSAAIRSLHDIITLFGLGADLISPYYMFLTVLGDTSKPLINLYSALSKGLEKVISTIGIHELRGYGRLFSSIGLHEQVANVLNIVNFFGSNEIQNDFAGMKVDALKRAEEYISENERVGKTFHLFPRIWKAIGEMASTGDYSVYRDKITEQEAENPTTIRHLIQLKQNQKPVSVEDVNIRVGEHDLPFIISSMSFGSQNEVAFRAYAEGADRLNMVSLNGEGGEIKDMLGKYPKTRGQQIASGRFGVNAELLNSSNLLEIKIGQGAKPGEGGHLPGSKVTAKVAAARNATLGSDLISPSNNHDIYSIEDLAQMILELKTANDQAKIAVKVPVVPNIGTIAVGIAKAGADIITLSGFDGGTGAARIHALQHVGLPVEIGVKAAHNALLESGLRDKVELWADGGMKSAMDVLKIMLLGANRVGFGTLAMLSIGCTTCRGCHLDTCHVGIATQIESEAQAKEHGLRRFVPRQLDLAVQGIMNLFTAFGNELKALAASLGIQNLQDAVGRSELLEQIKGQNQLNLSYLLKTLEISQFSKTDAAKEIAEVQMQVAAGAEYLDASVDQLHTSREFVNVTSEQRVLGSRVSCHRVRGRLDGSYKQLAPVQLKYREGSIPGNGLGAYNSEGIEITVNGGGQDGVGKTSFGGNIHVLKAQGKNGRFVNGSVGKGFGYGAQKGLLVAQGNADARAGIRLSGADLIIGGQLKKPIPEKEYGNIGSNANIKGFAFEYMTNGRGLVLGDPGPWICAGMTGGVVYSRLQSELGLTKEAIQRRIAKGAKVSIIELTEKGKQDVNELLTKYCSLLKDNGQAAEASQLQQLLVDPENHFVQITPVKEQADPSVSTE, encoded by the coding sequence ATGACAAAAGACTGGACCCCTTCCCTTTTTAGAGATTTCCATAAGATGGAACACGACGCATGCGGAATAGTCGCTTGCCTAGAAAAAAACAAAGTTCCCACTAGAGAGAATATATTCAATTGTATCGATGCCCTTGTTACGATGAACCATCGTGCCGGTTTTATTAATGGCGAAGGTGACGGCGTAGGTATCCATATGGATATACCAAGAGAGCTATGGAAGGAAAAGTTGAGCCAAAAAGGTCTTGACCCAATGCTTGCTGAAAAAGAAGAATTTGCTGTCGGTCATGTATTCGTCAGCAGAAAAGCAAACTGGGATTCTACTAAAGAGAAGTTATTAGAGATGTTGGAGCAGCATTCCCTGCAGGTCATTTTCGAGACAATCGAAGTGACAAATTCATCTGCTCTCGGCCCAATTGCCATTCAAGAAAATCCTGTATTCTGGCAATTTGCCTGTCTTTCAAAGAATACAGGCCAGGAATTAACAAAAACTCTATTTGAAGCTTTACTAGATTTTGAAGTAGATGAAAATGTTCATGTAGCATCATTAAGCCAAAATCATGTTGTTTATAAAGTAATGGGTGCAGGTGACATACTTCCTCGTTATTATCATGATCTGGCAAGCCCTCTTGCTGCTTCTACAATCACGCTTGGCCACAACCGCTACTCTACTAATACACTTTCAAGCTTTTTTAGAGTACAGCCTTTCAGTGTTCTTGGACATAATGGAGAAATTAATACGATCGCTAAGCTTCGCGATGAAGCAAGAATGCTCGGCGTACCACTTGTAAAAGATGGCAGTGATTCGCAGGATTTGAGCAGAGCTATTGAAACATTCATTTGCCGCGAAGGTTATTCATTGTTTGAGTCAATGGATGTTCTATTTCCGCCAATTGTGAATGAAATTAAAGCCTACCCTACTCACCTTCAGGATATGTATACCTACTTGAGAGAAGCATGGGGACATTTTGCTCAGGGGCCAGCCGGCATTATTTCTCGATATGGGGATGAAGCAGTATTTAGTGTAGACGCTTTAGGACTAAGACCACTTTGGATGCTTGAAACAGAAAGTTCCTATTTATTCTCTTCGGAACCTGGAATTATTTCAGTTAATGAATATGTTAATGATCCAAAACCTTTAGCACCAGGCGAAAAAGTTGGATTTAAATGGGTTGGAGATACATTAGCCGTATTCGAGCACTCTCAATATCAAAGTGAAGTCTATAACCGTTTTTCACAGCGTTTAAAATTGGATGGTGCAAGATTGCGCTTAAAGTCACCGACCTTTGCCAAAACTGTGACAATGAATTATCCAGATAAAATTCAAAACGGCCAATATAAAGCATTCGGCTGGGAGCGGGACCACATTCAATTAATCGAACAAATGGCAGAAAAAGGTGTGGAACCAATTCGTTCCCTTGGTCATGACGCTCCCCTTGCTGCCCTTAACCCGGAACGCGTCAATATTGCTGATTACATTAAGGAAAGTGTTGCTGTTGTAACAAATCCGGCTATTGACCGAGATCGGGAAACAGAACATTTTTCAACACGCGTTATTATCGGTAAACGGCCTGAATTATTTACAAATGAACAACCAAATGCAGTGATTGAATTAACCACACCACTGCTATTAGAAGGAAAAGCAGGATTTGCTTGCTCAGAAGAATTAGGGCAGCCAACCTTTGATCAAATGGTTCAGTATTATCAAGACCAAAAACTAGCATCCTTTATTTCAGCCGTTTTCTATAAGGACGAAAATCTTGAAGAAGCCCTTGAAAGATTGGCGGAAGAAGCCATTCATGCTGTAAAAGCAGGAAAAACGCTCCTCGTCATTGATGATGCCAAAGCACATCAAGAAGGATCATATTGGATTGATCCGCACCTAATTACTTCTGCTATTGATCAAGCATTGGTGAAGGAAGAACTAAGAAGACATTGTTCATTGCTCGTGCGTTCAGCAGCGATTCGTTCGCTTCATGACATTATTACTTTGTTTGGCTTAGGTGCTGATTTAATCAGCCCATATTATATGTTCTTAACGGTACTCGGTGACACATCCAAACCATTAATTAATTTATACAGTGCTCTATCCAAAGGTCTGGAAAAAGTTATTTCAACGATTGGTATCCATGAACTTCGCGGTTATGGGCGATTATTCTCCAGTATCGGACTGCATGAACAAGTCGCAAATGTATTAAACATTGTTAACTTTTTCGGCTCAAATGAAATCCAAAATGATTTCGCAGGAATGAAAGTTGATGCTCTAAAAAGAGCTGAGGAATACATTAGCGAAAATGAACGGGTCGGAAAAACGTTCCACCTCTTCCCAAGGATTTGGAAAGCAATTGGTGAAATGGCATCAACCGGAGACTACAGTGTGTACCGTGATAAAATCACTGAACAGGAAGCAGAAAATCCAACAACTATCCGACATTTGATTCAACTAAAACAGAACCAAAAACCTGTATCTGTTGAAGATGTTAATATTCGTGTCGGTGAACATGATCTACCATTTATCATTTCGTCCATGTCATTTGGATCACAAAACGAAGTTGCCTTTAGAGCCTATGCCGAAGGCGCTGACCGTTTAAACATGGTAAGTTTAAATGGTGAAGGCGGCGAAATTAAGGATATGCTCGGCAAATATCCGAAAACACGCGGACAGCAAATTGCCTCCGGCCGCTTTGGTGTAAATGCTGAACTTTTAAACTCATCTAATCTATTAGAAATCAAAATCGGTCAAGGGGCAAAACCTGGTGAAGGTGGACACCTTCCAGGCTCAAAAGTCACAGCAAAGGTAGCTGCAGCTCGCAATGCAACACTTGGCTCAGACTTAATTTCACCATCCAATAACCATGATATTTACTCAATTGAAGATCTGGCACAAATGATTCTCGAGTTAAAAACCGCCAATGATCAAGCTAAAATTGCAGTAAAAGTACCGGTTGTTCCAAATATTGGTACAATCGCTGTCGGAATCGCTAAAGCTGGTGCAGATATCATCACCCTTAGCGGCTTTGATGGCGGAACTGGTGCAGCAAGAATCCATGCCCTGCAGCATGTTGGTCTTCCAGTGGAAATCGGTGTCAAAGCTGCTCATAATGCCTTGCTTGAAAGCGGACTGCGTGATAAAGTGGAGCTTTGGGCTGATGGCGGTATGAAGAGCGCAATGGATGTACTTAAAATCATGCTCCTTGGGGCAAACAGAGTGGGATTTGGTACATTAGCGATGCTTTCAATTGGCTGTACGACATGCCGCGGCTGTCATTTAGATACATGCCATGTAGGAATTGCAACACAAATTGAATCAGAAGCACAAGCTAAGGAGCATGGACTCCGCCGTTTTGTCCCAAGACAACTTGATTTGGCTGTTCAAGGTATCATGAACTTATTCACAGCATTCGGCAATGAATTAAAAGCACTTGCCGCATCTTTAGGAATTCAAAATCTTCAGGATGCTGTTGGACGTTCCGAATTGTTAGAACAGATTAAAGGTCAAAATCAACTTAACCTTTCTTATTTACTGAAGACGCTAGAAATCAGCCAATTTTCGAAAACAGACGCTGCAAAAGAAATCGCAGAAGTTCAAATGCAGGTTGCTGCTGGAGCTGAATATCTCGATGCAAGTGTCGACCAGCTGCACACTTCCAGAGAATTCGTAAATGTTACATCTGAACAGCGTGTTCTTGGAAGCCGAGTATCCTGCCACCGCGTTCGCGGAAGACTTGATGGTTCATATAAGCAGCTTGCTCCGGTACAACTCAAATACAGGGAAGGGTCAATCCCTGGTAATGGACTGGGTGCGTATAACAGTGAAGGAATTGAAATCACTGTCAACGGCGGCGGACAAGACGGTGTTGGTAAAACTTCATTCGGCGGTAACATTCACGTCCTAAAAGCACAAGGTAAAAATGGCCGATTCGTAAATGGTTCAGTTGGAAAAGGCTTCGGATACGGTGCCCAAAAAGGACTGCTTGTTGCTCAAGGAAATGCTGATGCCCGCGCTGGAATCCGTCTCTCAGGTGCTGATTTAATTATTGGCGGACAGTTGAAAAAGCCGATCCCTGAAAAAGAATATGGAAACATCGGATCTAATGCCAATATTAAAGGTTTTGCCTTTGAATATATGACAAATGGCCGCGGTCTTGTACTTGGCGATCCAGGTCCATGGATTTGTGCTGGTATGACAGGAGGCGTCGTATACTCCCGCCTTCAGTCTGAACTAGGACTCACAAAAGAAGCGATCCAACGACGGATCGCCAAAGGTGCCAAGGTTTCCATCATTGAATTAACGGAAAAAGGCAAGCAAGATGTAAACGAACTGTTGACAAAATACTGCAGTTTATTGAAGGATAACGGCCAGGCTGCGGAAGCATCCCAGCTTCAACAGCTATTAGTTGATCCTGAAAACCACTTTGTACAGATTACCCCGGTGAAAGAACAAGCCGATCCATCTGTATCAACCGAATAA
- a CDS encoding glutamate-1-semialdehyde 2,1-aminomutase has protein sequence MQFTNSERIHSEALEHIVGGVNSPSRSYKAVGGGSPVVMERGQGAYFWDVDGNQYIDYLAAYGPIITGHAHPHITEAVKRAAETGVLYGTPTPHEVKFAKMLKEAIPSLDKVRFVNSGTEAVMTTIRVARAYTGRDKIIKFAGCYHGHSDLVLVAAGSGPSTLGTPDSAGVPKSIAQEVITVPFNNIAPFKEALEKWGSQVAAVLVEPIVGNFGIVEPNPGFLEQVNELTHAAGALVIYDEVITAFRFMYGGAQDLLGIKPDLTAMGKIIGGGLPIGAYGGRKEIMEKVAPLGPAYQAGTMAGNPASMLSGIACLEVLKQPGVYEYLDRLGTMLEKGILEAANEYGIQITINRLKGALTVYFTNERIENYEQAQNTDGEMFAKFFKLMLHQGINLAPSKYEAWFLTIAHTEEDIEATLHAVRNAFSSLSAE, from the coding sequence ATGCAATTTACAAATTCCGAGCGAATACATAGTGAGGCATTGGAACACATTGTCGGAGGTGTCAACAGCCCATCCCGTTCCTATAAAGCAGTTGGAGGCGGTTCACCAGTTGTCATGGAACGCGGCCAAGGAGCCTATTTCTGGGATGTCGACGGCAACCAATACATCGATTATCTTGCTGCATATGGTCCCATTATAACGGGGCATGCCCATCCGCATATAACAGAAGCGGTCAAACGCGCGGCTGAAACAGGTGTCCTATATGGAACACCAACACCACATGAAGTCAAGTTTGCGAAAATGTTAAAAGAAGCCATTCCATCGCTAGATAAGGTCCGATTTGTCAATTCTGGAACGGAAGCAGTAATGACGACAATCCGTGTTGCCCGGGCCTATACCGGACGCGATAAAATTATCAAGTTTGCCGGCTGCTACCACGGTCATTCTGATCTCGTTCTTGTGGCAGCAGGTTCAGGTCCTTCAACACTTGGTACACCAGATTCCGCCGGTGTTCCTAAAAGCATTGCGCAGGAAGTCATAACAGTACCATTCAACAATATTGCTCCATTTAAAGAAGCTTTGGAAAAATGGGGATCACAGGTTGCTGCGGTCCTTGTAGAACCAATCGTAGGCAACTTTGGAATTGTTGAGCCAAATCCAGGCTTCCTTGAGCAAGTGAATGAATTGACACATGCTGCTGGCGCACTTGTTATCTATGATGAAGTCATTACCGCCTTCCGTTTTATGTACGGAGGTGCACAGGATTTATTAGGCATTAAACCGGATTTAACCGCTATGGGGAAAATCATTGGCGGCGGTTTGCCAATCGGAGCTTATGGCGGCCGTAAAGAAATTATGGAGAAGGTTGCCCCTCTTGGACCTGCTTACCAGGCAGGAACGATGGCGGGAAATCCCGCTTCGATGCTGTCAGGTATTGCTTGCTTGGAAGTATTAAAGCAGCCTGGGGTATATGAGTATCTTGATCGTTTAGGTACTATGCTTGAGAAAGGTATTTTAGAAGCTGCAAATGAATACGGAATCCAAATTACGATTAACCGTTTAAAAGGGGCCCTTACCGTTTATTTTACAAATGAAAGGATAGAAAATTATGAGCAAGCTCAAAACACTGACGGTGAAATGTTTGCTAAATTCTTTAAGCTAATGCTTCATCAAGGAATTAACCTAGCGCCTTCAAAATACGAAGCATGGTTTTTAACGATCGCCCATACTGAAGAAGATATTGAAGCAACCTTACATGCCGTTAGAAATGCATTTTCTTCACTAAGCGCCGAATAA
- a CDS encoding ion channel, producing the protein MFYFLLPIVIFCIFMSLRTLFIPNTLKGKLVSVDNFLYLGTVYLTVIIGYGLIYLLFNLMNTTILVEANKNSGHNMFESSFYFSAMMLFSVGNGDVVPVGIGRFIAVTEALIGYTLPAAFVAKVMSNKNNI; encoded by the coding sequence GTGTTTTATTTCTTGCTGCCGATTGTGATTTTTTGTATTTTTATGAGCCTTAGGACATTATTTATTCCTAACACACTCAAAGGGAAATTGGTATCAGTCGATAATTTTCTTTATTTAGGAACGGTCTATTTAACAGTCATTATTGGTTATGGCCTTATTTATCTATTATTTAATCTGATGAATACGACCATTCTTGTCGAAGCAAATAAAAATAGTGGTCATAATATGTTTGAATCGAGCTTTTATTTTAGCGCCATGATGTTGTTTTCGGTTGGAAATGGGGATGTAGTTCCAGTTGGAATCGGCAGGTTTATTGCCGTAACAGAAGCGCTAATTGGCTATACGTTACCGGCTGCATTTGTAGCGAAAGTAATGTCTAACAAGAATAATATATAA
- the bcp gene encoding thioredoxin-dependent thiol peroxidase → MTIKTGMQAPDFTLEAQNGEMVTLSNLRRKNVVLYFYPKDMTPGCTTEACDFRDQFQNFSEINAMIIGISPDPASRHQKFIEKYGLPFTLLTDTDHQVAEAYDVWKLKKNFGKEYMGVERSTFIIDKDGKIAKEWRKVQVKGHVDDALNFIRENL, encoded by the coding sequence ATGACAATTAAAACCGGAATGCAGGCACCAGATTTTACTCTGGAAGCACAAAATGGCGAGATGGTAACACTATCAAATTTACGCAGAAAAAATGTTGTGCTTTATTTTTACCCAAAAGATATGACTCCCGGGTGCACGACAGAAGCATGTGATTTCAGAGATCAGTTTCAAAATTTTTCTGAGATTAACGCGATGATAATAGGTATAAGCCCCGACCCTGCAAGCCGCCATCAAAAGTTTATTGAAAAATATGGGTTGCCATTTACATTGCTGACGGACACAGATCATCAAGTTGCCGAAGCTTATGATGTTTGGAAATTAAAAAAGAATTTCGGAAAAGAGTACATGGGAGTTGAGCGCTCCACCTTTATTATTGATAAAGATGGAAAAATCGCAAAGGAATGGAGAAAGGTACAAGTTAAGGGCCACGTCGACGATGCCCTGAATTTTATTCGTGAAAATCTGTAG
- a CDS encoding cob(I)yrinic acid a,c-diamide adenosyltransferase — translation MKIYTKTGDKGTTSLIYGQRVLKTDLRVEAYGTCDETNSMIGLALSYIHKENFEGKEIIEKTFHKIQTNLFHVGAELATPKGKEVKWSLSPSDIEEMEQQIDLLDAALPALMNFILPGGHPAGAAFHVSRTIARRAERCAVALGEEVNPLVLSYLNRLSDLLFVVARYVNHKLGFAEHTLHSDKQ, via the coding sequence GTGAAAATTTATACAAAAACAGGTGATAAAGGTACTACCTCACTTATTTATGGACAACGCGTGTTAAAGACGGATCTCCGGGTGGAAGCATACGGAACATGTGATGAAACGAATTCCATGATTGGGCTGGCATTAAGCTACATTCATAAAGAAAATTTTGAAGGAAAAGAAATAATTGAGAAGACTTTTCATAAAATACAAACAAACCTTTTTCATGTGGGTGCAGAACTGGCGACCCCGAAAGGGAAGGAAGTTAAATGGTCCCTTTCACCTAGTGATATAGAAGAAATGGAACAGCAAATTGATCTATTAGACGCAGCGCTTCCTGCGTTAATGAATTTTATCTTGCCTGGAGGACATCCAGCAGGTGCTGCCTTTCATGTTTCTAGAACCATTGCAAGACGTGCAGAAAGATGTGCAGTTGCTTTAGGGGAAGAGGTGAACCCGCTGGTTTTATCGTATTTGAACCGTCTTTCCGACCTTTTATTTGTCGTAGCGCGGTATGTGAATCATAAATTAGGGTTTGCAGAGCACACATTGCACAGCGATAAGCAATAA
- the perR gene encoding peroxide-responsive transcriptional repressor PerR, with protein MAMNLLKEALDTLKETGVRITPQRHAILEYLINSMSHPTADDIYKALEGRFPNMSVATVYNNLRVFREVGLVKELTYGDSSSRFDFVTTHHYHVICEDCGKIVDFYYPGLDEVEQLASHVTGFKVANHRMEIYGTCQECAAKEMH; from the coding sequence ATGGCGATGAATCTGTTGAAAGAAGCGTTGGATACCTTAAAGGAAACGGGTGTTCGAATTACTCCGCAGCGTCATGCCATACTTGAATATTTAATAAACTCAATGTCACATCCGACCGCTGATGATATATATAAAGCACTTGAAGGAAGATTTCCAAATATGAGTGTGGCAACTGTATATAATAATTTACGGGTATTTCGTGAAGTTGGTCTTGTTAAGGAACTTACCTATGGTGATTCATCCAGCCGTTTCGACTTTGTGACAACACATCATTATCATGTGATTTGTGAAGATTGCGGAAAAATTGTCGATTTTTATTATCCTGGTTTGGATGAAGTGGAACAATTAGCGTCCCATGTAACAGGCTTTAAAGTGGCGAATCATCGCATGGAGATATACGGTACTTGTCAAGAGTGTGCAGCTAAAGAGATGCACTAA
- a CDS encoding YgzB family protein — MAKYSNKINKIRSFALILIFVGFIVMYGGIYFRTSPLIMAIFMLLGLLFIIASTVVYFWIGLLSTRTIQVKCPNCGNPTKMLGRVDICMHCREPLTLDENLAGKEFDESYNKKSSK; from the coding sequence ATGGCTAAATATTCGAATAAAATAAATAAAATTCGCAGTTTTGCACTTATTTTAATTTTTGTTGGTTTCATTGTTATGTATGGGGGTATTTATTTTCGCACCTCCCCGCTTATTATGGCCATTTTTATGCTTTTAGGACTTCTTTTTATTATTGCTAGTACAGTTGTTTACTTCTGGATTGGGCTGCTGTCAACCAGGACAATCCAAGTCAAATGCCCAAACTGCGGAAACCCCACCAAAATGCTTGGCAGGGTTGATATATGCATGCATTGCCGTGAGCCTCTAACACTCGACGAAAACTTAGCTGGAAAAGAATTTGATGAATCTTATAATAAAAAATCGAGTAAATAA
- a CDS encoding nucleotidyltransferase-like protein — protein MEDILRPIYQERASQLNTLGVLVVEKKQKSILTDSFDVVLLIIVKEAEKPIFIKHYSYNDKKAALHIITEAKLQKWLLLGTNRKIFEWLDIAKIIFDRNEYVVNLKKELQDFPFNGRKVKMGLEFAKLIRRYIDGKALFENQQYLDAYNHVVHSLHHLARLAVIENGLHPELTVWHQVKQMEPEIYKLYEELLYSEEILEKRLELLFLASEFLIHSKTSLGTAHMIDVLGKKEYWMFNEIMQEAELIPYSVDMAVLLEYLIDKHLVEVINIETKGQGVFHRCYRVNK, from the coding sequence ATGGAAGACATTCTTCGGCCTATTTATCAAGAAAGGGCAAGCCAATTAAATACTTTAGGTGTATTGGTAGTTGAAAAAAAACAAAAGTCAATTCTGACTGATTCATTTGATGTTGTCCTTTTGATTATTGTTAAAGAGGCAGAAAAGCCCATTTTTATTAAGCATTATTCTTATAATGATAAAAAAGCAGCCTTGCATATCATAACAGAAGCGAAACTGCAGAAATGGCTGCTTCTGGGCACGAACCGAAAAATTTTTGAATGGCTTGATATTGCGAAGATCATTTTTGACCGTAATGAGTATGTGGTCAATTTGAAGAAAGAACTGCAGGATTTTCCTTTTAATGGGCGTAAAGTCAAAATGGGATTAGAATTTGCAAAATTAATTCGCCGCTATATTGATGGAAAAGCCCTTTTTGAAAATCAACAGTATTTAGATGCTTATAACCATGTTGTTCATTCTCTGCATCATTTGGCGCGATTGGCAGTGATCGAGAATGGCTTGCATCCAGAATTGACCGTTTGGCATCAAGTGAAACAGATGGAACCAGAAATATATAAGTTATATGAAGAACTTCTTTACAGTGAAGAAATCCTTGAGAAAAGGTTGGAGCTCTTGTTCCTGGCAAGCGAGTTCCTAATTCATTCCAAAACAAGCCTAGGGACTGCCCATATGATTGATGTCTTAGGAAAAAAAGAGTATTGGATGTTCAATGAAATCATGCAAGAAGCTGAATTGATTCCATATTCCGTAGATATGGCTGTCCTCCTGGAGTATTTAATTGATAAACATCTGGTAGAAGTTATAAATATTGAAACAAAGGGACAAGGTGTTTTCCATCGATGTTACCGAGTGAATAAATAA
- a CDS encoding YwaF family protein yields MYEYFRFHSKLDKFELFSVQHLLTVGIIISLGILIFIKKDVIREQRQRNVLRLFLAFLLLISEVWEQLWLVAEHSWTLKKALPLQLSDLAVILAIVMLVSKNKRLFQFMYFAGLGSSIQAILTPDLDKFSFPHIQYIEFFVSHGGVVLACIWFIVVFNLHPKRQFIWITILIVNLYAVCIFFVNRLLKANYLYLMEKPGNSSILDFLGPWPWYILSLELVMIGSFYILYAPFFLKVRL; encoded by the coding sequence ATGTATGAGTATTTCCGATTTCATTCAAAGCTAGACAAATTTGAGCTTTTTTCCGTACAGCATCTTTTAACCGTAGGAATAATTATCAGTCTCGGCATTCTTATCTTTATTAAAAAAGATGTAATTAGAGAACAGCGGCAGCGAAATGTTCTACGTTTGTTTCTGGCATTCCTGCTTTTGATTTCAGAAGTATGGGAGCAGTTGTGGCTAGTTGCTGAGCATTCCTGGACGCTGAAGAAAGCTTTGCCTCTTCAGCTCAGCGATTTGGCTGTCATTCTTGCTATAGTGATGCTCGTTTCAAAAAATAAAAGACTGTTTCAATTCATGTATTTTGCAGGGCTGGGCAGCTCTATTCAAGCTATTTTGACACCTGACCTTGATAAATTTTCTTTTCCACACATTCAATATATCGAGTTTTTTGTGTCACATGGCGGTGTTGTTCTTGCTTGTATTTGGTTTATCGTAGTCTTTAATCTTCATCCTAAAAGGCAATTTATATGGATAACCATACTTATTGTCAATCTATATGCAGTTTGTATCTTTTTCGTAAATAGGCTGCTGAAGGCGAATTATTTGTATTTGATGGAAAAACCAGGTAATTCATCCATCTTGGATTTTCTAGGACCCTGGCCATGGTATATACTTTCACTTGAATTAGTGATGATAGGAAGCTTCTATATCCTGTATGCCCCATTTTTTCTTAAGGTAAGGCTATGA